GAGTTTCTCGAGCACAGCGCTCGCCGGCTCCCCAACAAGACCGCCCTGGTCGTGGGCGAGCGCCGGCTGACCTATGCAGAGCTCGATCGCCTGGCCAACCGTGTGGCGCACGGTCTCGTGCAACACGGCGTCTGCCGCGGCGACCGCGTCGCCATTTATCTCGAGAGCTCCGTCGAAGCGGTAGTCTCGATCTTCGGCGTCCTCATGCCGGTCAATCCGACGACGAAGGCCGACAAGCTGGCGTTCGTCTTGAGCAACTCGCGCGCGGCGGCGCTGGTGACCGACGTCA
The genomic region above belongs to Luteitalea sp. and contains:
- a CDS encoding AMP-binding protein, yielding MQVEEFLEHSARRLPNKTALVVGERRLTYAELDRLANRVAHGLVQHGVCRGDRVAIYLESSVEAVVSIFGVLMPVNPTTKADKLAFVLSNSRAAALVTDVRRSQVLEETKDRTPHLRAMLVAAPRGTERGDGLAVSALEDVCSRDEWSDPPEKRCIDIDLAALIYTSGSTGHPKGVMLTHLNM